A region of Allocoleopsis franciscana PCC 7113 DNA encodes the following proteins:
- a CDS encoding alpha-ketoglutarate-dependent dioxygenase AlkB, whose protein sequence is MEFPNKAELTIDNYQDCEIKKVSGIVYISNYLNKDEQDNLIRIIDQQDWSIKDQRRIQEYGYKYDYKDGSFVASTHLGNLPDWAQNVAVRLAEDGFMVNVPEQVIVNEYQPGQGIVSHTDCIPCFGNTIITLSLGSECVMNFTHSQTQKEVGILLQAGSLLIFKGEARYIWKHGIVPRKRDNYKGRIFMRTRRISMTFREVLFPYK, encoded by the coding sequence ATGGAATTTCCCAATAAGGCTGAATTAACTATAGATAACTATCAAGATTGTGAAATAAAAAAAGTTTCAGGGATTGTCTATATTTCTAACTACCTGAATAAGGATGAACAAGATAATTTAATTAGGATTATCGATCAACAAGATTGGTCAATTAAAGACCAAAGAAGAATTCAAGAATATGGATATAAATATGACTATAAAGATGGCTCTTTTGTGGCATCAACCCACTTAGGGAATTTACCCGATTGGGCACAAAATGTTGCTGTCAGGCTGGCTGAGGATGGCTTCATGGTAAACGTTCCCGAACAAGTTATCGTTAATGAATATCAACCCGGTCAAGGAATTGTTAGCCATACTGACTGTATTCCTTGTTTTGGTAATACGATTATTACTCTAAGTTTGGGCAGTGAGTGTGTTATGAATTTTACTCATTCTCAAACTCAAAAGGAAGTAGGAATCCTCTTACAAGCGGGAAGCTTATTGATTTTTAAAGGAGAAGCTAGATATATTTGGAAACATGGAATTGTTCCCCGTAAACGAGATAATTATAAGGGTAGAATTTTTATGAGAACCAGACGAATCTCTATGACTTTTAGGGAAGTTCTATTTCCTTACAAGTAG
- a CDS encoding AAA-like domain-containing protein: MKSQLPKRKRGVILTYRGWQRLQRAQRQSEMEDNNGVPYTLEQIGERTQMSPNTIAKVQRRQAAVDRQSLESYFSTFNLTLNVDDYTQPDSNESESRSSIMVKGYVPLNSPFYIERPPIEQLCDEAILQPGALIRIKAPKQMGKTSLMVRILDEAITQDFKTVTLSLQLADADLFTTLSQFLRWFCAVVTRRLELPNRLNEYWDEVFGSNYNCTDYFENYLLAEIDRPVVLALDEVDVVFNYPKIATDFFGLLRTWYQKAKYPEQSSMIWQKLRLIIVHSTEVYIPLNVNQSPFNVGLSIDLPEFTPLQVQDLATRHQLDWKTEEVERLMELIGGNPYLVHIALYHISGKDITLEQLLATATSENGIYRDYLRRQLWNVQQYPDLVTALTRVVMSPTPVKLDPIQGFKLHSMGLVRFVNGQVVPSWDLYRRYFSEHLSQLQLNLLQEHRLATIVSINVVELAEMMGTDPEETQNLLYQNFQFITQLGQQYEGQILKSTGDGLLIYFPSTINAVNCAQEIQLAFRKIAEGTTEPILTYRIGIHLGDVIFNCIDVTGPGVNIATRLQAEIAPGDICISQVVYDAVKSYLPLLPIEIKQEQFEGIEEPMPLYQLTF, from the coding sequence ATGAAAAGTCAACTCCCCAAGCGTAAGCGAGGTGTCATTCTCACGTATCGAGGTTGGCAGCGCTTACAGAGGGCACAGCGCCAGTCGGAAATGGAAGACAACAATGGCGTTCCCTACACTTTAGAACAAATCGGTGAACGGACACAAATGAGTCCCAATACCATTGCTAAGGTACAACGCCGCCAAGCTGCTGTAGATCGACAAAGCTTGGAGTCCTACTTCAGCACGTTTAATCTGACGCTGAATGTTGATGATTATACTCAACCTGATTCCAATGAGAGTGAGAGTCGCTCCAGTATCATGGTCAAAGGTTACGTTCCTCTCAATTCTCCTTTTTATATAGAGCGTCCTCCCATTGAGCAACTTTGCGATGAAGCCATCTTACAACCGGGAGCTTTGATTCGGATTAAAGCGCCTAAGCAAATGGGCAAAACTTCTTTGATGGTCAGGATTCTCGATGAGGCAATTACACAAGATTTTAAAACAGTAACGTTAAGCTTGCAACTGGCTGATGCCGATCTTTTCACGACTTTAAGCCAATTTTTGCGGTGGTTTTGTGCCGTTGTCACTCGGCGTTTGGAACTCCCCAATCGATTAAACGAGTATTGGGATGAGGTATTTGGCAGTAATTACAACTGCACCGATTATTTCGAGAATTATTTGTTAGCCGAAATTGATCGTCCGGTCGTTTTGGCATTAGATGAAGTGGATGTAGTGTTCAATTACCCCAAAATTGCTACCGATTTTTTTGGATTGCTCCGAACTTGGTATCAGAAAGCTAAATATCCAGAGCAAAGTAGCATGATTTGGCAAAAGTTACGGTTAATCATCGTTCATTCCACAGAAGTTTATATCCCCCTTAACGTTAATCAATCCCCCTTTAATGTAGGGTTATCCATTGATTTGCCAGAGTTTACTCCACTGCAAGTCCAAGATTTAGCAACTCGGCATCAACTCGATTGGAAAACTGAGGAAGTAGAACGCCTAATGGAGTTGATTGGAGGAAATCCTTATCTGGTGCATATAGCGCTGTATCACATTAGCGGCAAAGACATCACCCTAGAACAGTTATTAGCAACCGCCACCTCTGAAAATGGCATTTATAGAGACTATTTGCGACGACAATTGTGGAATGTTCAACAGTATCCCGATCTCGTAACCGCATTGACACGGGTTGTGATGTCACCCACTCCTGTGAAATTAGATCCCATACAGGGGTTTAAATTGCACAGTATGGGACTGGTGCGGTTTGTCAATGGGCAGGTTGTACCTAGTTGGGATTTGTACCGTCGATATTTTAGCGAACACCTCAGCCAATTGCAGTTAAATTTACTCCAAGAACATCGCCTCGCCACGATTGTTTCCATCAATGTGGTAGAATTGGCGGAAATGATGGGTACTGACCCAGAAGAAACGCAGAATTTACTCTACCAAAACTTTCAGTTCATAACTCAGTTAGGTCAACAATATGAAGGCCAAATTCTTAAATCTACTGGAGATGGGTTATTAATTTATTTTCCCAGTACCATTAATGCTGTCAACTGCGCCCAAGAAATTCAACTAGCCTTCAGGAAAATTGCTGAAGGTACCACTGAACCCATCCTCACTTATCGAATTGGCATTCATCTAGGAGATGTTATTTTCAATTGCATCGATGTTACTGGGCCTGGAGTGAATATTGCTACTCGTCTACAAGCTGAAATTGCTCCGGGTGATATTTGTATTTCTCAGGTTGTTTATGATGCCGTCAAAAGTTATCTTCCCTTACTACCCATTGAAATAAAACAAGAGCAATTCGAGGGAATTGAAGAACCGATGCCACTTTATCAACTGACGTTCTAA
- a CDS encoding DUF4129 domain-containing protein, translated as MSNGSFEKDSWGWQLSQLQQRFGEWWELQLSRFASNPSQASLPSWWNSPIIQWLAKATFWLIAGLLLIWIGLQIWRWLRPYLYSLRQSFNQPTQKVTQTPAQSLSVAGWLQRSQKFQQQGNYREACRCLYMAMLQQLNDNGIAPHESSRTDGEYLKLVQQLPQPKPYRTLLMTHQQLCFSNTEASSSDFEQCQQAYQELKDEV; from the coding sequence ATGTCTAACGGTTCCTTTGAGAAAGATAGTTGGGGTTGGCAGCTATCTCAACTGCAACAACGGTTTGGGGAGTGGTGGGAACTGCAACTCTCCCGATTTGCATCTAATCCATCCCAGGCATCGCTGCCATCGTGGTGGAATTCGCCAATCATACAGTGGCTAGCTAAAGCCACTTTTTGGCTGATAGCCGGTTTACTCCTAATCTGGATTGGTTTGCAGATTTGGCGATGGTTGCGTCCTTATCTTTATTCCCTCAGGCAGTCGTTCAATCAGCCGACTCAAAAAGTGACCCAAACACCTGCCCAATCATTATCCGTTGCGGGATGGTTACAGCGATCGCAAAAATTCCAGCAGCAGGGTAATTATCGCGAAGCTTGTCGATGTTTGTATATGGCAATGTTGCAACAGTTAAATGACAACGGAATTGCACCCCACGAATCTAGCCGCACCGATGGGGAATACTTAAAATTAGTTCAGCAGCTACCCCAACCCAAACCATACCGAACCTTGCTCATGACCCACCAACAACTATGCTTTAGTAATACGGAAGCTTCAAGTTCAGACTTTGAGCAGTGTCAACAAGCTTACCAAGAACTTAAAGATGAAGTATGA
- a CDS encoding DUF4350 domain-containing protein — MNGSNRRLWLFGAIAIAALILLTFFAAPANNKLSSGSTYTRAPNGYGAWYAFMDERGTPVKRWQKPFENLANNGTIKTPATLLRVNSQLSTLGIDKDEQNWVEKGNNLVILGIRQPVTKAPFNTLHETEMGQVKINTARRNLSAKQKPLGDRFGSIVWQENIGKGHLIFATTPDLAANAYQDFRGNYEFLAQLVTQSGEEENSSSSNSIWVDEYLHGYRDTDAPKRKQEQGIFSYLGKTPVFPALIQVAILLLVAIWAGNHRFGKPETLPTPIVNNSEAYIQALAAVLQKAESSEFVLEVVGKEEQVQLQKALFLGQEQLDSQALVNAWVQQTGRPAAELESMLQMQCQKARIRETELLSWLGKWQKIHRYLSSSNLNRSE, encoded by the coding sequence ATGAATGGGTCAAATCGGCGGTTATGGTTATTTGGCGCGATCGCAATTGCCGCCCTAATTCTTCTCACCTTTTTTGCAGCTCCTGCTAATAATAAACTGAGTAGTGGTTCTACTTACACCCGTGCCCCCAATGGCTACGGTGCTTGGTATGCTTTCATGGATGAACGGGGAACCCCAGTCAAGCGTTGGCAAAAACCATTTGAGAATTTAGCCAATAACGGGACAATCAAAACTCCGGCTACCTTGTTGCGCGTCAACAGTCAATTGTCTACTCTAGGCATTGATAAAGATGAGCAAAATTGGGTAGAAAAGGGCAATAATTTGGTTATTTTGGGCATCCGCCAGCCTGTAACCAAAGCCCCTTTTAATACCCTGCACGAAACGGAAATGGGGCAGGTTAAGATTAATACGGCGCGTCGGAATTTGTCAGCAAAGCAAAAACCGTTAGGCGATCGTTTTGGTTCAATTGTTTGGCAAGAAAATATCGGCAAAGGACATCTGATCTTCGCAACAACACCCGATTTGGCAGCCAACGCCTATCAAGATTTCCGGGGTAACTATGAATTTCTCGCCCAACTAGTAACCCAATCCGGAGAGGAAGAAAACTCTTCCAGCTCCAATTCTATCTGGGTAGACGAATACCTCCACGGTTACAGAGATACAGACGCCCCGAAACGTAAACAAGAACAAGGTATATTTAGTTACTTAGGTAAAACTCCCGTCTTTCCAGCTTTGATTCAGGTGGCAATTCTCCTCCTCGTCGCCATCTGGGCTGGGAATCACCGCTTTGGCAAACCCGAAACCTTACCCACACCCATTGTCAACAACAGCGAAGCGTACATTCAGGCTTTAGCCGCCGTCTTGCAAAAAGCCGAAAGCAGTGAGTTTGTGTTGGAAGTTGTGGGCAAAGAAGAACAAGTACAACTGCAAAAAGCCCTATTTTTAGGACAGGAGCAACTCGACTCTCAAGCCCTCGTTAACGCCTGGGTGCAGCAAACAGGGCGTCCAGCCGCAGAACTGGAATCCATGCTGCAAATGCAATGTCAAAAAGCTCGAATTAGGGAAACAGAATTGCTAAGCTGGTTGGGAAAATGGCAGAAAATTCATCGTTATCTCTCCTCCTCGAACCTTAATCGTTCAGAATGA
- a CDS encoding adenylate/guanylate cyclase domain-containing protein: MAFSKQMSNVPGMVYCMSIDRDWTCQFVSEGSYDLTGYQPEDLINNRRVSYRQIIHPEDQNLVQLERQSALADRRPFQIVYRILTATEELKWVWEQGRGTFDSNGEILAIEGFVLDITVRKRAEQKVELLLAISQAINSAPDFLTALEVALRLVCETTGWIYSEVWVPAADGTALECSRSWYRKRTDIDGTLASALDHFRDYSEVLTFLPNEELPGRVWYRGEPEWISDLSAESDDIFLRLKLASDSGLKAAFAVPIVAPSSTSMATTQDSSSVLAVLAFFMLEGHQQNQYWMELVSVVSAQLGTALQQKKAEAEMSALFAAMNDVVLVIDASGRCRKIAPTNPVSVYKPPANLLGKTLHEHFPPAQAELLLSSIREALLSEQTISIEYSLTISQQEVWLSTSISPLSEDSVICVVRDISTQKLLEDNLRTSEKKMRVFFEAMTSIVLILDIQENEIGNIEIAPTNPDRLYEPGVDAIGQTIEQFFSDERAEEWLKRIRLALDTQQTINFDYSLFLGEKEVWFSAGISPIAETSILWVARDITDRKQAEEALRLEQDKSERLLLNILPKLIANRLKQEQPTLEKQSGAAPIAESFEDVTILFADIVGFTPLSTRLPPIELVNLLNQIFSKFDHIAQKYKVEKIKTIGDAYMVVGGLPVPSDYHAEAIAHMALDMQQAIDRFQIEQGESFQIRIGINTGPVVAGVIGINKFIYDLWGDAVNVASRMESSGIPGKIQVTDQTYQRLKDQFELEERGSIIIKGKGKMMTYWLTGRKVN; this comes from the coding sequence ATGGCATTCTCCAAACAAATGAGCAACGTCCCCGGTATGGTTTACTGCATGTCTATTGACCGAGACTGGACATGCCAATTTGTAAGTGAGGGTTCTTACGACCTCACGGGTTATCAACCAGAGGATTTAATTAATAATCGCCGAGTCTCTTACAGGCAGATCATTCACCCTGAAGACCAAAATCTGGTTCAGCTTGAGCGACAATCCGCCTTAGCCGATCGCCGCCCTTTTCAGATTGTCTATCGAATACTGACTGCAACGGAAGAACTCAAGTGGGTTTGGGAGCAAGGAAGAGGCACTTTCGACTCCAATGGAGAAATCTTGGCAATCGAGGGCTTTGTTTTGGATATCACAGTTCGCAAGCGGGCGGAGCAAAAAGTTGAGCTATTACTAGCAATTAGCCAAGCGATTAATTCTGCTCCTGATTTTCTCACCGCTTTGGAAGTAGCGCTGCGTCTGGTGTGCGAAACGACGGGTTGGATTTATAGCGAAGTTTGGGTGCCGGCGGCGGATGGTACAGCCTTAGAATGTAGCCGTAGTTGGTATCGTAAACGCACAGATATTGATGGTACCCTAGCCTCAGCTTTAGACCACTTCCGAGACTATAGCGAAGTACTGACTTTTTTACCCAATGAAGAATTACCAGGACGAGTATGGTATCGAGGTGAGCCGGAGTGGATTTCCGATCTTTCAGCGGAATCAGACGACATTTTTTTGAGACTCAAACTGGCTTCAGACTCCGGATTAAAAGCGGCGTTTGCGGTGCCGATTGTCGCTCCTTCTAGCACATCAATGGCGACAACTCAAGATTCATCGTCTGTCTTAGCCGTGTTGGCTTTCTTTATGTTAGAAGGACATCAACAGAATCAATATTGGATGGAGTTAGTTTCAGTGGTATCTGCTCAGTTGGGAACGGCTCTGCAACAAAAGAAAGCTGAAGCAGAAATGAGCGCCCTGTTCGCCGCCATGAATGACGTTGTGTTGGTGATCGATGCTTCCGGACGATGTCGTAAAATAGCCCCAACTAACCCAGTGAGTGTCTACAAACCGCCTGCTAACTTGTTGGGTAAAACCTTACACGAACATTTCCCGCCAGCCCAAGCCGAACTCTTACTCAGTAGTATCCGAGAAGCACTTTTATCCGAACAAACCATCAGTATTGAGTACAGTTTGACGATTAGCCAACAAGAAGTTTGGTTATCAACTAGCATTTCACCTCTTTCCGAAGATTCTGTGATTTGCGTAGTACGTGACATCAGCACCCAAAAATTATTGGAAGATAATCTACGTACTTCTGAGAAGAAAATGCGCGTGTTTTTTGAGGCAATGACTAGCATTGTCCTTATCCTCGATATTCAAGAAAATGAAATCGGAAATATAGAAATTGCACCCACAAATCCCGATCGGTTATACGAACCCGGTGTTGACGCAATCGGTCAAACGATTGAACAATTTTTTTCAGATGAGAGAGCAGAAGAGTGGTTGAAAAGAATCCGGTTAGCTTTAGATACTCAACAGACGATCAATTTTGATTACAGCTTATTCTTAGGAGAAAAAGAAGTTTGGTTTTCTGCTGGTATTTCGCCTATTGCAGAAACCTCAATTTTATGGGTTGCGCGTGACATCACCGATCGCAAACAGGCAGAAGAGGCATTACGTTTAGAACAAGACAAATCTGAGCGTTTATTACTCAATATTCTACCCAAACTAATTGCTAATCGCTTGAAACAAGAGCAACCGACGTTAGAAAAGCAGAGTGGTGCGGCACCGATTGCGGAGAGTTTTGAGGATGTCACTATTCTATTTGCTGATATTGTTGGTTTTACTCCTCTTTCCACTCGTCTGCCACCCATTGAACTGGTGAATTTACTCAATCAGATTTTTTCTAAATTTGACCATATTGCTCAGAAATATAAGGTAGAAAAAATTAAAACTATAGGAGATGCCTACATGGTAGTGGGGGGTTTACCGGTACCCAGCGATTATCATGCTGAGGCGATCGCACACATGGCGTTGGATATGCAACAAGCTATTGATCGTTTCCAAATCGAGCAAGGTGAATCCTTCCAAATCCGTATTGGTATTAATACCGGTCCTGTGGTGGCTGGAGTGATTGGGATCAACAAGTTTATTTATGACTTATGGGGCGATGCTGTGAATGTGGCATCCCGGATGGAATCGTCTGGAATTCCAGGAAAAATTCAAGTGACTGATCAGACTTATCAGCGCTTGAAAGACCAGTTTGAGTTAGAGGAACGGGGTTCTATTATAATCAAAGGCAAGGGAAAAATGATGACTTATTGGCTCACAGGAAGAAAGGTAAACTAA
- a CDS encoding PAS domain-containing protein — MVLAEFFIPHGHCYLWKSELVSLHIVSDALTAVAYYSIPLTLSYFVLKRQDVPFNWIFLLFGAFIVSCGTTHIMEIWTLWHPDYWLSGWIKAFAAVVSLYTAFELVSLLPQALAMPSAAQFEAVKSEIKERLRAEAELQQAIVKLKQEMAERQQAEKALRESEERLQLALEGSALGWWDWNITTGQTYFDSSWKRMLGYEVEEIDNNYESWKQLMHPQDKPRVMEVLHAYLRETLPLYEVEFRMRSKSGQWKWILIHGKVFERDESGAPVRMLGTQKDISDRKLAQERLRHSEANLATAQKIAHIGNWEFDVVSGEITWSEEKFRILGLDPTQPEPQYAELLEKIHPDDRKLFQQATSQALAFGTGYELDYRVVRPDGQVRYIEGRGEAVVNEQGQVIRLFGTALDITDRKRVEEALQESVQRERAIARAIQRMRQTLDIEAIFSATTEELRQLMNCDRVLIYRFNPDWSGEIVSESVGSEWISLLQEQVHHPHLAQKTLEDDRCAVKKFDSAAGRESVLSHACPVQDTYLQETQGGAYSQGASYAVVQDIYQAGFHDCYINLLEQFQARAYIIVPIFCGSKLWGLLATYQNSGSRQWKTTETNVVVEIGNQLGVALQQAELLAKVQKQSEALQQSTQRERDKATQLKLTLEELRHTQSQLIQTEKMSSLGQMVAGVAHEINNPVCFILGNLAPAKEYFQDALRLIQLYQETYPNPTPAIQELAYEIDLQFLREDWSKLMHSMQVGAERIEAIVRSLKTFSRLNESELKPVDIHEGIDNTLLILQSRLRAEGDRPEIKVIKDYGSLPKVTCYASQLNQVFMNLIDNAIDALENQPSPRVITIHTSLMGGDSGTRKGGNLTHPLRKNSPNSQALSSNNQWVMIRITDNGSGMHKEVQQKIFDPFFTTKSVGKGTGLGLSISHQIIVEKHQGQLKCLSVPGKGTELIVEIPVSGQTGTTHNRFPLQESNYKDRYCLTVFED, encoded by the coding sequence ATGGTATTAGCGGAATTTTTTATTCCTCACGGGCATTGCTATCTTTGGAAATCTGAGCTGGTCAGCTTACACATTGTGTCAGATGCCTTGACAGCGGTGGCTTATTACTCAATCCCGTTGACCCTCAGCTATTTCGTACTCAAGAGACAAGATGTACCTTTCAACTGGATTTTCCTGCTGTTTGGTGCGTTCATCGTTTCTTGTGGCACAACCCACATTATGGAAATTTGGACACTGTGGCATCCGGACTATTGGCTATCGGGGTGGATCAAAGCCTTTGCGGCTGTCGTCTCATTATATACAGCGTTTGAACTCGTTTCCTTACTTCCCCAAGCCCTGGCAATGCCCAGCGCTGCTCAATTTGAAGCGGTGAAAAGCGAAATTAAAGAACGCCTGCGAGCCGAAGCCGAACTTCAGCAGGCAATTGTCAAACTGAAGCAAGAAATGGCTGAGCGTCAGCAGGCAGAGAAGGCACTGCGAGAGAGTGAAGAACGCTTACAGCTAGCTTTAGAAGGTAGTGCTTTGGGGTGGTGGGATTGGAATATCACCACGGGGCAAACCTATTTTGACTCCTCTTGGAAGAGAATGCTGGGGTACGAGGTAGAGGAGATTGACAATAATTACGAATCCTGGAAGCAGCTAATGCATCCCCAGGATAAGCCGAGGGTAATGGAGGTTTTACATGCCTATCTTCGAGAGACACTTCCGCTTTACGAAGTAGAATTTCGGATGCGCTCCAAGTCTGGGCAGTGGAAGTGGATTCTGATTCACGGTAAGGTTTTCGAGCGCGATGAATCAGGTGCGCCTGTGCGAATGCTCGGTACCCAAAAAGATATCAGCGATCGCAAATTGGCACAGGAACGACTCAGGCATAGTGAAGCTAACCTGGCAACAGCCCAAAAAATTGCCCATATCGGCAACTGGGAATTTGATGTAGTCAGTGGGGAAATTACCTGGTCAGAAGAGAAATTTCGCATTCTGGGTCTTGACCCAACCCAACCCGAACCCCAGTACGCCGAACTGCTCGAAAAGATTCATCCCGATGACCGAAAGTTATTTCAACAAGCGACCTCACAAGCGCTGGCATTCGGGACAGGCTACGAACTTGACTATCGAGTTGTGCGCCCTGATGGTCAAGTCCGGTACATCGAGGGAAGAGGAGAAGCGGTTGTTAATGAGCAAGGGCAGGTGATTCGACTGTTTGGAACCGCCTTGGATATCACCGATCGCAAACGGGTAGAAGAAGCCTTGCAGGAGAGCGTACAGCGAGAACGAGCGATCGCCAGAGCGATTCAAAGAATGCGCCAAACATTAGATATTGAAGCGATTTTTAGTGCCACAACCGAGGAATTGCGGCAGTTAATGAACTGCGATCGCGTTTTGATCTATCGTTTCAATCCTGATTGGAGTGGAGAGATTGTCTCCGAGTCTGTGGGGAGTGAGTGGATTTCGCTGTTGCAGGAGCAAGTTCATCACCCCCATCTGGCACAGAAGACTCTAGAAGATGATCGCTGTGCTGTGAAAAAATTCGATAGTGCCGCAGGACGCGAAAGCGTTCTTAGTCATGCTTGCCCAGTGCAGGATACTTATCTTCAAGAAACCCAAGGTGGTGCATACAGTCAAGGTGCAAGTTATGCCGTAGTCCAAGACATTTACCAAGCCGGGTTTCACGATTGTTACATCAACCTGTTAGAGCAATTTCAAGCTAGAGCCTATATCATTGTCCCTATTTTCTGTGGCTCTAAACTTTGGGGATTGCTGGCAACTTATCAAAACTCTGGCTCCCGCCAATGGAAAACAACAGAAACCAATGTGGTAGTCGAGATTGGCAATCAGTTGGGGGTCGCCTTGCAGCAAGCTGAATTATTAGCGAAGGTGCAAAAGCAGTCAGAAGCTCTACAACAATCAACCCAGCGAGAGCGAGACAAAGCCACTCAACTTAAATTGACTTTAGAGGAATTGAGACACACCCAATCTCAATTAATTCAAACTGAAAAAATGTCAAGTTTGGGGCAAATGGTGGCGGGAGTTGCCCACGAAATTAACAATCCTGTCTGCTTTATCTTAGGTAATCTTGCTCCTGCTAAAGAATACTTTCAAGATGCGCTAAGACTGATTCAACTTTACCAGGAAACGTACCCGAATCCTACACCAGCTATTCAAGAATTGGCGTATGAGATCGACTTACAATTTCTCAGAGAAGATTGGTCAAAACTGATGCATTCTATGCAAGTGGGGGCTGAACGGATTGAAGCCATTGTGCGATCGCTCAAGACGTTCTCTAGATTGAATGAATCAGAATTAAAACCTGTAGATATCCATGAAGGCATTGACAATACTTTACTGATTTTGCAATCTCGACTGAGGGCAGAAGGCGATCGCCCCGAAATTAAGGTGATTAAAGACTACGGTTCCCTGCCCAAAGTCACTTGTTATGCCAGTCAGTTGAATCAGGTGTTCATGAATCTGATAGATAATGCAATTGACGCTCTAGAAAACCAACCTTCGCCACGAGTAATTACCATCCACACTTCCTTGATGGGTGGGGATTCAGGCACAAGAAAAGGGGGTAATTTAACCCATCCTTTACGCAAAAATTCCCCCAATTCCCAAGCTTTAAGTTCTAATAATCAATGGGTGATGATTCGGATTACTGACAATGGTTCTGGGATGCACAAAGAAGTGCAGCAAAAAATATTTGACCCATTTTTTACAACGAAGTCTGTAGGAAAGGGGACGGGATTAGGATTATCAATCAGCCATCAAATTATCGTAGAAAAACACCAGGGTCAACTCAAATGCCTTTCTGTTCCAGGAAAAGGGACAGAGTTGATTGTAGAGATTCCTGTCAGCGGTCAAACGGGTACCACTCACAATCGATTCCCCCTTCAAGAATCTAATTATAAAGACCGTTATTGTCTCACCGTTTTTGAAGATTGA
- a CDS encoding Uma2 family endonuclease → MTTLLIQTMSVPLTVNLPAIKSMSVEQFYEFCLANRDLRIERTASGEVIIMPPAFSDTGNRNLKIAQQLANWAEQDGTGETFDSSAGFTLPNGATRSPDASWIKLERWNALTEEQKASFAPICPDFVIELRSSSDTLSGLQKKMQEYIDNGASLGLLIDRKNRKVYLYRPNQEPEILDNPETVSGDPELPGLVLRMAKIW, encoded by the coding sequence ATGACGACGCTGCTAATTCAAACGATGAGTGTCCCACTGACGGTCAATCTTCCTGCTATCAAATCGATGAGTGTTGAACAATTTTACGAATTCTGTCTAGCCAATCGCGATTTGAGAATTGAGCGTACTGCCAGTGGGGAAGTTATCATTATGCCGCCAGCTTTTTCAGATACAGGTAATCGAAACCTTAAAATTGCTCAGCAACTTGCGAACTGGGCAGAACAAGATGGCACAGGCGAAACGTTTGACTCCAGTGCAGGCTTTACTCTGCCGAATGGGGCAACTCGCTCCCCTGATGCCTCGTGGATTAAACTAGAGCGATGGAATGCTTTAACTGAAGAACAAAAAGCCTCATTTGCTCCGATTTGTCCAGACTTTGTGATTGAATTACGGTCTTCTAGCGATACTCTTAGTGGATTGCAAAAGAAGATGCAGGAATATATTGACAACGGTGCATCACTGGGATTGTTGATTGACCGCAAGAACCGAAAAGTTTATCTCTACCGTCCCAATCAAGAACCGGAAATCTTGGATAATCCCGAAACAGTGAGTGGCGATCCAGAGTTACCAGGATTAGTCTTGCGGATGGCAAAAATCTGGTGA